Genomic DNA from Oryzomonas sagensis:
GGCCAGGGCGGTGGCCAGCCCCTTGGTGTCGTCGGCCGCGTCGCTGACGGACGCCACGGTGGCGTCGCTGGAGGCCCAGGCGGCGTCGAAGGTCAGATCCTGCCTGCTGCCGTCCGAGAAGGTGCCGGCGGCCGCAAACTGCGTGGTCAACCCCTTGGCCAGGGTCGGAGCGGCGGGGGTGACGGTGATGGCGGTGGCGGTGGCCGCACTCACGTTCATGGTGTAGGTGGCCGACACGCCCCCCATGGTGGCGGTCAGGACGGCGCCGCCCGCCCCCTTGCCGGTCACCCGGCTCGGGTTGGCCGTGGTCGCGAAGGCGGCCACGGTGGGCGTATCGCTGGTCCAGGTCACCTTGTCGCTGATGTCGCGGGTGAACAGGCCCGAGTAATTGCCCGTGGCTTTGAGCTTGGTGGAGGTGTTCAGGGCGATGGTGGAGTAATCCGCCGTGATCGTGATGGCGGTGAGGGGGGTGATATCGTTCTCCCGGGTCGCGGCCCCATCCCAACCGCAGCCGGACAGCAGTACCATAAGAAAACCTGACCAGAGCAGGTTGCGCATATACTTCCTCCCCAAATAGGTGTGAACCGCGTGATCGATGGAACTCTTATCCCGGTCCGCCGGGACGGAGGGAACAGAGTAAGCCGAAATCGCCGGTTTGGCAATGGCGGCGTGCGGCCCTGCCCGGCCTTTTTCTGCCCGGCTCCCGACGAACAGCCGGAAACAGCCCCGCATCTGTTGTGATATCCGGCAATGATAGCATATTTTATCGCATGCTTTGTCCGGCAGGGAGGCCGCCATGTCGCCGCAGGCCGGGCAATGAAAAGGGGCGGTCCGTGTATGGGGCCGCCCCTTTTTTCATCGTCTGGCCGCACCGCGCGGCTATGCCACGTGGACGCGGTTCTTGCCGGTTTTCTTGGCCATGTACAGGGCCGCGTCCGCCTTGTTGAAGATGACCCTCTTGTCCCAATCCCCATGGTCGGAGCGGTAGCTGGTCACGCCGACGCTGATGGTGGCGGCGATACTCCCGGCCGAAGCCTCTATGGAGCGCCTGATCTGCTCGGCAACGATGCCGGCCCGGGAGGCGTCCGTTTCCGGCAGGATGATGCCGAATTCGTCGCCCCCCAGGCGGGCAAAGATATCGGTGGCCCGCACCTTTTTCTGCACCAGCCTGCTGACGTTGACCAGCACCTGGCTCCCCACGAGATGCCCGTGGGTGTCGTTGATCTCCTTGAGCTGATCCAGGTCGAACAGGACGAGGGAAAATTCCCGGCCGTAGCGCTGGGATCTGCTGATTTCCTGCCCCAGGGCCTCCTGGAAGAAACGGTAGTTGTACGCCTGGGTCAGGTCGTCCTTGTAGGCCAGCTCCCGGTGCCGTTCGTTGCTCTCATGGAGTTCCTGGGCCAGGGCCTCGGCCTTTTCCCGCGCCTGTTTCAATTCCAGCATCATCAGCTCGTAGGAATGGTACATTGCGCCCAGTTCCTCGTTGGCTTCCTGCAGGATCTGGGAGAGCGGCTTCACGGTCGCGCCGTTGATGCCGAAGGCGACGAACATCTCCCCGCTCTTGCGGGCGACCTCCTCGATCAGGCTGTCGGCGGCATGCTCCTCGAAGCCCAGGCCCGCGGTGAGCAGCTGTTTGGCCCGGGTAATCCTGGCGACGTCGTGGCTGTCGTTGTAGAAGCACGAAAGGACGTTGGCGGCCTCCAGTATGTCGATGGTCAGGCGATACTGTTGCGGCGCGTCGTCGCCGCAGTGGTGATGCCGTATGGGGAGGCAGATCTCTTCGGGGAAGTTCCAGCTCTTGAACAGTTCCGCGCCCGCCGTCTGATGGTCGAATCCGAAGAGGTCGCGCTCCAGGCGGTGCAGCGGGGTGCGCCCGTCCAGGGCGGCCCTGGAGAGCTGCCGGTAGTCCTGGGGCCGCCAGTTGCGCATGAGCAGGGCGCCGATGTCCTGGAGCAGGGCGATGAGGAACAGGTCGCCGCCCGAACCGGCAAGGGCGGTGGCAATCTGTTCGGCAGCCACGGCCGAGGTCAGGGAGCGCCGCCAGAAGAGGTCGATGTCGAACGTGCCGTCTCCCTCCACCTGGAACTCGCTGTACACGACAAAGGAGAGGGCGATGATCTTGACGATATTCACCCCCAGGATGGCGACCGCCTTTTCGACGCTGGTAACCGAACCGGAGAGGTTGTAGTAGGGGGTATTGGCAACCTTCAGGAGTTTGGCGGTCAGGGAGGGGTCCGCGCCGATGATGTGGGCCAGGTCCTGAAAGGTGAAATCGTCCTCGCGCACCAGATCGAGAATATTGATGCAAATCAAGGGAGGCGAAGGAAGCCTGGTCTTTCCCGTGATCACGGTTTGAATCGAATCCAATCTCTTGTTCCTCGTTTTCTGCAAGGGGACAGTGCTATTCGTCCGATGAGCAATCGCCGCGATTCATTCCCGGCAGCCCTCTCCGAATGGCGAACGCCTCGACCATCTCCCCCGCTGTAACAACTCCCGTTCCCGTCGTCACATCGCTGCTTTGCTTCCGTTCCCTGGAATGCGCCTCCGCCTGGGGATACGTGCCGGGGATACTCCCGCCTCGCCACGGCCCGCACACCAGCATCGGTAAATCCGTTATACATAGCAAAAAGATCGCGGGGTTGTCCATCAATTTCGGGATTCGAACCGTAATTCTTCAGAGCGTGCCGTGCCGTCCTATTCCCGGGGCTTTGGCGCCATCATCTCCCTGGCGCGGCGTTTGGCCTCGTCCAGTTCCGCCGGGGTGAGCATGGCGTTGCGCATGGCGCCGAAGCGCGGGCCGATGCGGTCGTTGAGGAAGCGGAACAGGGGCGATTTCTCCTCCAGTTCCGCCTTCATGAAGCGGACGCAGCCGCGGCATTCGGGATTGCTCACCACGTGCCTGCGGGCGTCGATCCCGTGGCAGAGGGACAAGAGGCGCATGCCCCACACCAACGGCTCCCGGACCAGGCGGAACCACCAATGCTTTCCATAGCAGCGCCGGACAAGCAGCAGCGCGCAGTTTTTGCAGACAACGGGAGATGGTTCCTGGGGCATGATCGTAGCTTCTCTCTTGGTGGCGTCGGGGTCGCGCTAGGCGCTCAGGCTTCCCTGGCAGCTGCTGCCCGCGCCGGCGGTGCAGGCGAAGCAGTGCTCGCCCGACGCGATGGCGGTGCCGATCAGGTCGTCGGCGCGCACATTGCCGATGTAGCCGTCGGCCACATCCAGGGGGAGCCGCAGGACGTGGTTGAAGTCGCAGTCGTACACCTGCCCCTGCCAATCCACGCTGACCATGTTCCGGCACATCACCCTGGCCAGGTTGGCGGGGTTGAAGCTCTCCGCCAGCAGGTCCAGGTAGGGCTGCAACTGCCCGTGCCGCTCCAGGTCGCTGCGGAAGCGGCCGATGGGCATGTTGGTGATGGTGTACAGGCTGGTGAACGTAATGCCGAACCGCTTGCCCAGATGCTCCTTGTAGGCGGCCTCCAGAGCCGGTTGCGGGCCGGGCAGGAAATCCCCCCCCGGGTTGTAGACCAGGTGCAGGCCGGGGCCCGTGGTCCCGTAGCCGATGCGGTTCAACTCCTGCAAGACCGTGATGTTGGCCTCGTAAACGCCGGGGCCGCGCTGGGCTTCCACGTTTTCCTTCAGGTAACAGGGCATGGAGGCAACGATCTCCACGTTGTTCTCCGCCAGGAAGGAGGGCAGGTCGGCATAGCCGGCCTCGGCCAGGATGCTGAGGTTGCTCCTGAGCAGGATCTTTTCCAGGGAGCCGATCATGCGCAGCCGCTCGATCAGGTAGCGCAGGTGGGGATTCATTTCCGGCGCCCCCCCCGTAAGGTCCACCACATTGACCGCCCCCTGCTCCACAAAGCGGAGGCAGTGCTCCATCACCTGCCGGCTCATCTCTTCCGTGCGGTGAGGATCCGCTCCCACGTGGCAGTGGCTACAACTCAGGTTGCAGGCATACCCCAGATTCATCTGCAGGCACGCCACGGAATCCCGTGTCAATACCTGTCCGCTCTTCTCCATATAATTGTCGAACGTCGCAGTTTCCAAACGATTGCCTCCCGGGCAGCGACCCGCTTCGCGCTGCCCTGTATGATGGCCGGTACTGTACCACGCGGACGATTGCGCATGCAACTGTGCTGAATCAGCCGGCAACGGCAGGCATGACCGGCTGGAATGAAGCGGACCGCATGCTCGGAAGCCGGGGCGATTGCGTTTTCGTTTGATGATCGGTTATGGTTATTCATGTGAAGGCGAAAGGGGCGGGGGAGATGCCGTAAATACCGGAGGGGGGAGAAAAAGCCGGCATGTGATCCTGGAACGGCATGCGCCACCGTCACCGGGGGTCTGGGGGAAAACGGGGAGAGGGGCTACTTCGTCCCCCCCTGCTGCAGCCGTTTCTCGATCTGCTGCACCCGGGGATTGGTGAGCAGCTTCAGGAACGCGGGGTTGTTCATCAGGGCGCCGTAATCCCCGGCCTGGACCGCGCGCAGCACCGCCGGGTCGCTCAACAGCGCCTGCATCTGCGGGTCGTCTTGCAGTTGGCGGATGAGCGCCATGCTCCCTTCGTCATTCTGCAACCGCCCCTTCACCTCCTCCATCCGGTCGGCGACGGAACCGCCCTCCGTGGTGCCCTGCCGGGTGGCGGGGGAGGAGACGGCTGCTGCGGGGCCGCTCCCGCTTCCCGTGACGTCGATCCCCAGGGGGGTGGCGCTTTTCCGGTAGGGTGCCGGGATCTCGGCGCGGGATTCGGAGAAGTGGACGGTTCCCTCCCGATCGGTCCATTCATAGGTTTCCGCCTGGGCGGCGGACGCCGCCAGCAGCAAAATGATAAGGAGTCTTTTCATGCCGGTTCCTGTCGTCTGCGGATGCCTCGCGGCGCTGCGTGGCGGGTGCCGGTACTCATCGGTCCTTGTTTTCCGGGACAATCGAAGGGTCCGCGCCGATCAAGTCGGCGGTTGTGAACGCCTCTTCCAGCAGGTACGTGAGGTGCTCGATCTCCCCCGGAGAATAGACCGTGGTTCCGGCCTCAAGAGCCGTCTTCAGGCGCGCGATCTTTTCGACGATATGGTAGTAACTCCGGCCGGTGCAGTTGCTGATATCCAACAGGCACAGGTCCTTGCCGGCCCCGGGTCCGGGCGCCTGCTCGGCAAAAGCGGCGGAAGCGGCACCCAGGGTGATCGCAATGATGATGGGTGCGAGTCTCATGTCAGTTTCCTCTCTGGGAGATTTGCCCGGCACGCGCTCCGCCGCGTCCCGGCAACGGCGGGGGAGGCAAACAGGTATACCCTCCGGGCGGTCGGCATGCCCCTTGTCGGTGGGTTTGTGAAGGCGCGGGTAGCGGCTCTCCCGCCAAAGGTCTTGTCATGCGCCGCCTTGGGAGGGGAGGGGGGCCGGTGCGGCCGGGACGTTGGCGGCGAGATAGCCGGCCAGTTCCCGGTCTGTCACGAGGATGTGCTGCATCAGCCACTCCTTCAGAAAGATCACGATCTCAAGGTTGTGCAGCGGCTCGCGTGCGTGCAGCCGGCTCTGCAGGTCGCTGATATGGCGAAAGAAGTGGCCGTGCTGTTCCAGGTGGGACGCCTGGGACGGATAGCCGCACTGGCGCATCAGGTCCGCTTCGGTCCTGAAATGGTAGGTGGCGTAATCGAGAAGCTCGTCCACGATACGCACCATGCCGTGGCTGTCGTTCAACTGAATGGCGTCGTAGGCCGCGTTGATGAGGCTCACCAACCGCTGGTGGTGTTCGTTCATAACCCCTGATTCAAGGTTGAAACTGGTCTCCCAGGTGCAAAGGGGCATAGGCTTCCGTTCCGTTCCGGTTCCGTTTGGCGTCACAGGCGATGGGTTGAATTATAATAGCACTGCATGGATATTTCAACCGAATACCCGATAGCGGCGTATGTCAGGGGGGATGGGGTGACCATCCCCCCCATTCCGTGCCTCATTGTCCCGGGATCGACGGCTCCCCATGGGGCGCCGAATGGGTTCCGTACCCCGCTTCCCTGCTATCCCGTTGCCCCTCGTTCTCCCGCTTTTCCAGGGTGACCTGTCCCAGCTTCCAGTAGAATACGAACAGGACGCAAACCATCGCCACCCCTATGACCGCAAGTTCCAACCCCGATTTGAGCGTAATAAAATCCACGGTGCGCCTCCTTTTTGGGTTCCGCCCGGTTGCCTGAGCGTGGGGGAAGCTTATACCCGGAATGTTCCGGCACGGTCCTGGCCCGGTTACAATGGGGCAAAAAGTCGGCCCGCACCCAAGGGAAGCGGGGCCGATGGCCCTGGAGTGCGTACTCCCGGCCGCTGGTGGGCGCCAAGGCCGGACCGACGCGGAACCCGTCGCTGCCGCTTGCTCTTTTTTTGCACATTTCAGCCCCTCTTATCCCTTGTGATTATTCGAAAAATGGTATAAAGAGTACTCCCATCCGGGTATGGTGTTGTTTGCCGGATCGATGCGGCCGGAAGCGCCCTTCCGGCGTCGGCTGTTCGACGTTCGTTTGTCACCATGACGGCACGGGACTCTTAATGCACGATGCGAGCAGGACGCGGCGGCAGCTCCAAAGAGAGATAGACGCCTTGCGCGGCCGGGTTGTTCTCCTGGAGGAAACGGTGACGAAGATGCGCCACCGGGGCGAAAGCCACGGTGCGGCGTCTTTGACGGACCGTCTGACCGGTTTGCCGAACCGGTCCATGTTCTACGATACCCTGAACAACGCCCTTTCCTCAGCCAAAGAGAGCGGCGGCAAGCTTGCCGTCATCTTCTTTGCCCTCGATCGTTTCAAACTCATCAACGATACCCTCGGCCAGTTCGTGGGGGACGCGCTCCTGCGGGAGACGGCCGTCCGCCTCGACGCCTGCCTCGCGCCCCGCGACACCCTCTGCCGGCCGGGGCGGAACGAGTTCTTGCTGCTCCTGCCCGGCATGGGCTGCCGGGACGACGTCATGCAGGTCGTGGCGGACGTTTTCGACGCCATGGCGGATTCCTTCCTGTTGGCGGACCAGGAGCTTGTCATCAACGCCAACATGGGGATCTGCCTCTACCCGGAAGGGGGGGGCAGCGCCGACGCCCTGATCAGAAACGCCTATGCGGCCCTCCTGAAGGCCAAGGATTCCGGGAAAAACACCCACCGCTTCTTTTCCCCGCAAAGTTACGAATCGGAATTCGGCCGGCTCCTGTTGGAGAACGACCTGCGCCGGGCCGTCAATCGCCAGGATTTTTCCCTGCACTACCAGCCCCAGGTGGACCTGCAGGGGGGCCGGGTCGTGGGGGTGGAGGCCCTGGCGCGCTGGGAGCACCAGACCCTGGGGAACATCTCCCCGGACCAGTTCATCCCGCTCGCCGAGGGTATCGGCATGATGGCGCCCCTGGGGGAATGGGTGCTCCGAACCGCCTGCGAGCACCATCTCGCCTGCAGCAGTTCCGGCTGCCAGCCGGTCAGGTATGCGGTCAACCTTTCCCCCACCCAACTCCACTCCGGCAACCTGGTGCCCTGGATCTTCTCGGTCCTTGAAGAAACCGGACTGGACCCTAACTTTCTGGAGCTGGAGATAACGGAAGGCGCTCTCCTGAAGAACAGCGAGGCCACGGTGGCGGCTTTCAACACCCTGCACGCCGAGGGGGTGCATATCGCCATCGACGATTTCGGCACCGGCTACTCCAGCCTTGCCTACCTGAGCCAGTTCCCCATCAGCAAGCTGAAGATCGACAAGACCTTCACCAGCGCGGTCACCACGGATGAGAAGTCCGCCGCCATCTCCCGGGCGATCATCTCCCTGGCCCACAGCCTCGACATGCGGGTCATGGCCGAAGGGGTCGAGACCCGGGAGCAGTTGGACTACCTGCGGGACCTGGAATGCGACGAGATCCAGGGGTACCTGGTATCGTGCCCGCTGCCCGCCGACGAGACCATGCAGTTTCTGGCACGGCACTCCCTGTCCGAATTTCCCCTGTAACGAACCGTTCGACCTCCCGGCAGGAAAAACCTCGCAACGGCGGTTTTGCCACAGGGCCGCAAAGGCGCAGGGCACAGCGCGGCGTTTCTTCGGAAAAGGCGTTGATTTTGTCGTCCCGGTTGCGTGGCGCATGCCTTTCCCCGGTTGCCGTATCGTGGGGCCTGCCGATATCAGGAGGGTTCGACGTCCCGCAGTTCCACCCGCAGGGGGGCCGAATCCCAGGTGACGTGGGGGTAGAGGGATTTGTCGAGGCGGAGGTAGGTCCCGTCGAGCCCCGAAGGGGCCCACCAGCATTCCTTGCCCCGTTTGGGCAGT
This window encodes:
- a CDS encoding putative bifunctional diguanylate cyclase/phosphodiesterase, which translates into the protein MHDASRTRRQLQREIDALRGRVVLLEETVTKMRHRGESHGAASLTDRLTGLPNRSMFYDTLNNALSSAKESGGKLAVIFFALDRFKLINDTLGQFVGDALLRETAVRLDACLAPRDTLCRPGRNEFLLLLPGMGCRDDVMQVVADVFDAMADSFLLADQELVINANMGICLYPEGGGSADALIRNAYAALLKAKDSGKNTHRFFSPQSYESEFGRLLLENDLRRAVNRQDFSLHYQPQVDLQGGRVVGVEALARWEHQTLGNISPDQFIPLAEGIGMMAPLGEWVLRTACEHHLACSSSGCQPVRYAVNLSPTQLHSGNLVPWIFSVLEETGLDPNFLELEITEGALLKNSEATVAAFNTLHAEGVHIAIDDFGTGYSSLAYLSQFPISKLKIDKTFTSAVTTDEKSAAISRAIISLAHSLDMRVMAEGVETREQLDYLRDLECDEIQGYLVSCPLPADETMQFLARHSLSEFPL
- the arsS gene encoding arsenosugar biosynthesis radical SAM (seleno)protein ArsS (Some members of this family are selenoproteins.), translated to METATFDNYMEKSGQVLTRDSVACLQMNLGYACNLSCSHCHVGADPHRTEEMSRQVMEHCLRFVEQGAVNVVDLTGGAPEMNPHLRYLIERLRMIGSLEKILLRSNLSILAEAGYADLPSFLAENNVEIVASMPCYLKENVEAQRGPGVYEANITVLQELNRIGYGTTGPGLHLVYNPGGDFLPGPQPALEAAYKEHLGKRFGITFTSLYTITNMPIGRFRSDLERHGQLQPYLDLLAESFNPANLARVMCRNMVSVDWQGQVYDCDFNHVLRLPLDVADGYIGNVRADDLIGTAIASGEHCFACTAGAGSSCQGSLSA
- a CDS encoding bacteriohemerythrin — encoded protein: MPLCTWETSFNLESGVMNEHHQRLVSLINAAYDAIQLNDSHGMVRIVDELLDYATYHFRTEADLMRQCGYPSQASHLEQHGHFFRHISDLQSRLHAREPLHNLEIVIFLKEWLMQHILVTDRELAGYLAANVPAAPAPLPSQGGA
- a CDS encoding nitroreductase — encoded protein: MPQEPSPVVCKNCALLLVRRCYGKHWWFRLVREPLVWGMRLLSLCHGIDARRHVVSNPECRGCVRFMKAELEEKSPLFRFLNDRIGPRFGAMRNAMLTPAELDEAKRRAREMMAPKPRE
- a CDS encoding DUF4124 domain-containing protein, producing MKRLLIILLLAASAAQAETYEWTDREGTVHFSESRAEIPAPYRKSATPLGIDVTGSGSGPAAAVSSPATRQGTTEGGSVADRMEEVKGRLQNDEGSMALIRQLQDDPQMQALLSDPAVLRAVQAGDYGALMNNPAFLKLLTNPRVQQIEKRLQQGGTK
- a CDS encoding GGDEF domain-containing protein; this translates as MDSIQTVITGKTRLPSPPLICINILDLVREDDFTFQDLAHIIGADPSLTAKLLKVANTPYYNLSGSVTSVEKAVAILGVNIVKIIALSFVVYSEFQVEGDGTFDIDLFWRRSLTSAVAAEQIATALAGSGGDLFLIALLQDIGALLMRNWRPQDYRQLSRAALDGRTPLHRLERDLFGFDHQTAGAELFKSWNFPEEICLPIRHHHCGDDAPQQYRLTIDILEAANVLSCFYNDSHDVARITRAKQLLTAGLGFEEHAADSLIEEVARKSGEMFVAFGINGATVKPLSQILQEANEELGAMYHSYELMMLELKQAREKAEALAQELHESNERHRELAYKDDLTQAYNYRFFQEALGQEISRSQRYGREFSLVLFDLDQLKEINDTHGHLVGSQVLVNVSRLVQKKVRATDIFARLGGDEFGIILPETDASRAGIVAEQIRRSIEASAGSIAATISVGVTSYRSDHGDWDKRVIFNKADAALYMAKKTGKNRVHVA